The DNA region caaattcataaatatttgtttttttattttaaaaatgaatgtaaaaatattttgagaataatttaaataaattgtatttaaaagccaaaaataaaaaacttaccaCCACCTCAAATGAGTGCTTAACAATTAagaattgaattattattttttagtataagAGCATATTTAGAATTTTCCAAATAGATGAGAGGCCAATTGGATAATTTAACCAAGATAACtgcataaatttttattttaaaaaccaaaataatgattaacaaaattattttaattattaattaataattaacaactaTAATTACATTTTATCCTTTAGTAATTAAATTAGGTTATCAGTAACCGTAAATATGTAAATCTTGAGGTAAAATCCACCTAAGATATTCCATTTTTTATCACAAATATCCATCCATAAGAACATTCTTGTTTAACACACGAGTGcaaaaaacaaacattcatcaCCCTCACAGCCTCATCCCACTCGCCGCCTGCATCACCACCCTGCCACGCGACACTCCAGCCACGTGTCCGGACTCAGAAGCGCGTGTTACACACCCGAAACCTCCGCGGTGgcgaaagaaaaagaaaacgacTCGTTCATCGCAGCACACAGCTCGCGTGCATcgcattcattcattcattccctCCTTCGTtagttcaaatttcaaaatcgaCTCGCCACTCGCACCTCACTCCTCACttctcacacacacactttccaccaaaacaaaaggaaaaagaaaataaaaaataatacaaacgTAACGTTAGCTTACCTGCTCCGAGCCTCTTCCATGACACGCTCTGCCCagagctgctgctgctgctgctgctagcTTCGACATTCAGGTTCGTTTCCCGATCCTGCTCCCCAACCACCACCATGGGATGCTTCTTCGCTTGCTTCAGAGCCCGCGACTCCTCCTCCGCCACCGCCCCCACAGCTACGGTGCCTTCTTCTCCTTCCGGCAAACACAAACCTACCGTAACTATACCACTGTTCgcagcttttttattttttgatatcgAGTTTCCGCTACTTTGTTCGCTTTGCAGAAGCGAAGCTCGAACGCTCATTGAATAGTTCagctgattttattttttttgtgagagtttttgtgtagttttttttttttttttttatgttttggttttggttttttctttttcgcGATGTGAGGGTTTTGGTTTTGCTGTGTGAACCAGGATGTTGTGGTCTCTCGAAATCAGTTATCCACTTTGTTTCTATCCGAaggtgatttttatttttatttttattttcattattatttttgtttaattctgAATGTGTTTTACTGATTCTGTGGTTTGAATTTTGAGTAGAGAGAGAAAACTCTGTTGTGCGTGATGATCGGAAGAGTTTTGAAGTGGGATCTCAGAAAGGTGACTATGAGGTGTGTTCTTTTTTACATAGCTGCTATTGTTTGTTGTGTGATTATGAGTTTTCGcgttttgtttgttgtttttggATTTTGGAATTTTCTGTTTGAGCTGAGTGTTGGGGTATTTTGTTCCTGTATGTGAGGGAAAAGGAAGGTGTTTGATTTTGTTCCAATTGGGAACTATACGGCATACTATTTGTGATTGTGATTTTCATGGAACTTTGTAAGCAATTTTATAGTTGAAGTGAAATGAGAACAGTATGAAGGGAGCAAGTAAGAGTAGTTTGCCAACATTCTCAGAACAATTTTAGATTCTCAAAACTATGAAATTAGCACTCGGAGCTGGCTTTTTTAGATTCTGTCCTATATTGTAAAGGGGGTTGAGAGGCAACTAAGCACAAGGATTCATTTTGTTTCAACTGGGTCCTAACTTGTTGTTTTCAATTGTTTTTGAGAGGATTTAATATGGATAATGGGATTGTGGATGCCACAGAGCAGTGACCTGGATGGAATCTCTAGTTTTAGTTTGAAGTGAAGTGGGATTTAGCATTGATGTCAGTATAGTTATGTTTATTGTAGGCAGTGGCAGCTCTAAATTGTGCAATAGCCTGAGATGCTTTGACTTAGTCCATATGATGGTCACAGTTAGTGTGTCAGACCACCACTCACCATGCACTCTGGCAAGCCTTGGTGTTGCATTGTGTATTTCTACCACGAGACTCTACAGCAAGGTGTCTTGTAGTTAACCTGACCGTACTGAGAAGCAGTGTGTGTGGAAATGGTGGCCACAAAATATTGACTTCTATCTTGTTACTGTTTCAATCATTTTCTAAATGAAATAATGAATTAGCACTTTTGAGTTTTGAAGTTTTAAACCTTTAGTCATGTCTAATTGTATCAACTGAGATTTGAATCAAGTGTTTATAATATGGAATGAAAGGAACTACATTTTGGTCTCACACCCTGAACCTTGCTGTTCTTCTATgttgttattactattattcTTTTGTGCCTTTTCTACTTTTTGAGGATATCTTTTCAacaaaacaaatgaatttattCAATGACAAATTAGAGGACATTGTTGAGTTTATGTCTACTGGCTCATTCTCTGGTCCATGCCCCTGATTACATTTGTCATGAAGGTAGCAAttttcagatgatgatgatgtcacAATATCATTATGTTAGTTCCATGATATATTCCTGATATGTCTTGTATGAACCATATATCTAGTTATCTCCTTCATATAATTGCCAATATATGAAGTTTCAGGCAcataaatatttgtaatatCAGCAACTAGATAATCTAAGATAACCAATGTGGCAATGCCTTGCTGGTGGAAAAATAATAGTCTTGATAGAATGTTtctgttaatttgtttttgaattctTACAAGTTAAATTCTGTTTATCATGAGTGAATATCTTTTCATTATTATacaagattttgaaaaaaaaaaacactttttgaagttttaagtcactttagtattttattaagtttttgATTCGTACTTTAGATGGGTGCATATTTATGTATACTttgtaaaatttgtttatataatCAGATCAACTTTTCTGCAGGCCAAGTTTCTCAAAGCTGGTGATACCTTGGCAAGGACCCCCCTTGAGAAAGCCCACCCTGTTGGTCAACCTTTCAATCCCTCAACTCCTGTAAAATGTTGTGAGGAAGGGGGGAAGAGAACTGATTCCTTAGAGCAAACACCAAGCAGGTTATTGGTCTCCTTTGTATTGAATCTTTTTCATGCTGATATTGAGTAATAATGAATGTAAGCAAGTAACATTTTAGTCAATGTCATAGGAAGTGGATATTCTTTTCCTTACTCTTAGAACAATGGGAAACAGCTGCAGCTCATTAccattaaaaatttgtttgttaACAAGGGTCACTCTCAAAACATGATGAAACTGATTCTCATTTCTGcccttttagatttttttaatgggAATGCTGTATTATGGGTGTGAAGAAGTAACATTTTAGTCAATTTTGTAGGAGGTGGATATTCTGTTCCTTACTCTTAGAACAATGGGAAGGCCACTTTATTAACAGGGTCTGCAGCTCATTATGATTGAAAAGTCTAAGAAAATATGTTCTTTAATAAGCGTTGctataaaaaatgatgaaattgaTTCTCAGTTTTTCTCTAAGAtttcttttaatgaaaattttctgAGGGATTTTCACTGATTGTACACATGTATTGTGGTCATACTTAGTCCATTTCTGAAAATTACATATTTGTTTGCAGCTGTATCTCCAATGTGCTAAGTACTCAATGTGACACTCTTGATTCTACGGAAGGAATTAGGACAGGGAGTCTTCACAGTTTggataagaatgacaagaatacagcTTCTGTTTCACCTTGGCCATCAACCACATACACGAGGAGGAACAAGTCTATAGGTTTTGAATGTGACAGTGATTTATCGTCCTGTGACTCATCCGATTATGGTGGGCGACATATGAAAAAAACAGATTCACTAAATAATGAGAGTACATATAAACCATCGCCTAATCCTACCCCGATGAAGCTATCTGATGAGATGCAAACTCCTGGAACTGCTTACCCTTCAGCAAAAGACTTGCCAAATGGTAAGCCTCGAGTTAAGTCCCAGTTTGTGTATCCAATTTACAACCCTGGTCATCATTTCTCTCAGAAGAAATTTGAAGAGAGTGAATCAGTTGAGCCGTCTCAAGTTACAACTTCAACTTCTGAAAAAGAGTTAAAGAAAATGTCTTGTGAAAATGAATGTAAGGTAGAGGAAAGCTTGTCTTCCTGGTTGAAGCCTGCAGCTGTCATTCTGGAGGAGAGAAACAAGAGAATGCAGACCAGTTATAATCAGGTCCGCAAAACACCTGCTGATAGGCCTATCATTGGGATGGTTGCAGCTCACTGGAACAAGGATGGGGATTCTCAAGCTCCTCCTCCGAAGTGGTGGGATGGTAACGGCATACCAAATTCAACCAATAAGTATAAAGAAGTATGACTCATATATAATCATTATTTCCTACTTGAAAGAGGTTTGAATCTATATATTGCATTTGCTTCTAATTTTTGCTGATTTTTTTCAGGATCAGAAAGTAAATTGGCATGCAACATCATTTGAAGAGAGGTTAGAGAAGGCATTATCTGAGGAGACTGTCATCTCTCAAAGGTATGCATTCTTGTTTAAGCATTGCTGTTTGCTTGAACTATGCTCACTTGTAAAAATAAGGCGATAAAGAAAAAGTTAGCGTGCATGCTTGCTTTCTCAAAATATCCTACTCTGAATGATAAGTCCCTCTTTTTGTATCATTGAGTTACTGAGTTTAGCTTGAGGGTAATGGTAATGGGGACAAAAGATAACTATCATTGGTCACGGAATACTCATTCGTAAGACataatttataggaaaatgctTATTAGTACGAAATTTTTTTCATGATATTTGCACGTCCATAATTTCCAAGAAGAGTTATCCgatgcttttaaattttttttttttagtatttatttatatttaaaaaaggaGAGTGATCCACGTAATCATTCATTCAGTTGGTGCAAATATAATTCGTACCAAATAGCATTGTTGTAATTTATAACATCCTTccaatttgttatttgttttgattCACAGGAAGGATACATGTGGCAAATCAATTCCTTTTGATGAGAACGAAGAAAGTGATACTGCTCTATCTCAGCTGCAATCTTCAACTCATCCACAGTCCGTGGTGTCATTTTGATGTCTATTGTCCCTCTCTGCTCTTTTGTCTGGTTAAAGAGATATTGTGGCATTTCTCGAAACTAAGTCTGAATCCTCCTCGTTCAAAATGCTGATTGGTTGGAACAAACATTGGTTTATTCGAATTTTGTGGTAATATAGAACTATCAAGCTGTGTCACACGGCTTGTATTGTATATAAATTATGGGAATTATTGCGTAAAATAATGGGTATTGGGACTTGGGAGTTTagtaatgtgtttttttttcccgTTAAAAATTGAAGTAGTTCAATTTTGAGATTCGCATGAACTAAATTTTTTGGATAGGAGCTTTGGATCCTGAATGCATATACTTAAATCATGTTATCTGTCAtgataaatgttaaaaattaaatagaattgaatagtttgtatatataaacaaaggagaaaaattaatgaaaaggaTAACctaataatacaaaattaacGAGAATGATTATTTACCAATGTAAATGGTCATTtccaatattataa from Glycine soja cultivar W05 chromosome 8, ASM419377v2, whole genome shotgun sequence includes:
- the LOC114423338 gene encoding protein JASON-like; amino-acid sequence: MGCFFACFRARDSSSATAPTATVPSSPSGKHKPTDVVVSRNQLSTLFLSEERENSVVRDDRKSFEVGSQKGDYEAKFLKAGDTLARTPLEKAHPVGQPFNPSTPVKCCEEGGKRTDSLEQTPSSCISNVLSTQCDTLDSTEGIRTGSLHSLDKNDKNTASVSPWPSTTYTRRNKSIGFECDSDLSSCDSSDYGGRHMKKTDSLNNESTYKPSPNPTPMKLSDEMQTPGTAYPSAKDLPNGKPRVKSQFVYPIYNPGHHFSQKKFEESESVEPSQVTTSTSEKELKKMSCENECKVEESLSSWLKPAAVILEERNKRMQTSYNQVRKTPADRPIIGMVAAHWNKDGDSQAPPPKWWDGNGIPNSTNKYKEDQKVNWHATSFEERLEKALSEETVISQRKDTCGKSIPFDENEESDTALSQLQSSTHPQSVVSF